In Natronomonas halophila, one DNA window encodes the following:
- a CDS encoding DUF2249 domain-containing protein, protein MTTLDTRSDSLADRRETVFEALDAADAGETVTLVTDDDAAVLLAQYRMKRRFDLQWETDEQGDTAEVHVTKGEPLDEGELADFDVRDMPPQRRHEVLTDTFDWLDSGEGFVLVNDHDPKPLYHELRSTRGDVFEWEDTNRDPQEWRVEIRKTDETRTLDPAVAASFDVREIPKEERHPTIHHRYGNIADGETLEIIAPHEPKPLHREFQQRYGDAFEWDIIEHEPGHCRVHVTKRADDGASSSSGSLTVTEELDVRELPPAQRHERIFEAYDDLQTGQGFVLVNDHDPKPLYHQFDAEAGDEFYWEYRQKEPGEFRVLIGKDETADVEIEQGENPEAPF, encoded by the coding sequence ATGACGACGCTCGATACCCGTTCCGACTCGCTGGCTGACCGCCGGGAAACGGTCTTCGAAGCGCTCGATGCGGCGGACGCGGGCGAGACCGTAACGCTCGTTACCGACGACGACGCGGCCGTGCTCCTCGCCCAGTACCGGATGAAACGACGCTTCGACCTCCAGTGGGAAACCGACGAGCAGGGCGATACGGCGGAGGTTCACGTCACGAAGGGCGAGCCCCTCGATGAGGGCGAACTGGCCGACTTCGACGTTCGCGATATGCCGCCCCAGCGGCGCCACGAAGTGCTCACGGATACCTTCGATTGGCTCGACTCCGGCGAGGGGTTCGTGCTGGTCAACGACCACGACCCGAAACCGCTGTATCACGAACTCCGCTCGACCCGCGGCGACGTTTTCGAGTGGGAGGACACGAACCGCGACCCACAGGAATGGCGCGTCGAGATACGCAAGACCGACGAAACCCGGACGCTCGACCCCGCGGTTGCCGCGTCCTTCGACGTCCGTGAGATTCCGAAAGAAGAGCGCCATCCGACGATTCACCACCGCTACGGCAACATCGCGGACGGTGAGACGTTGGAAATCATCGCACCGCACGAACCGAAGCCGCTGCATCGCGAGTTCCAGCAGCGATACGGGGACGCCTTCGAGTGGGACATTATCGAGCACGAACCCGGCCACTGTCGGGTCCACGTCACGAAGCGCGCGGACGACGGGGCGTCATCGAGCAGTGGCTCGCTTACCGTCACTGAGGAACTGGACGTTCGAGAACTTCCGCCCGCGCAGCGACACGAACGGATTTTCGAGGCCTACGATGACCTTCAGACAGGACAGGGGTTCGTGCTGGTCAACGACCACGACCCCAAGCCGCTGTATCACCAGTTCGACGCGGAGGCGGGCGACGAGTTCTACTGGGAGTACCGTCAGAAAGAGCCCGGCGAGTTCAGAGTCCTCATCGGGAAGGACGAGACGGCCGACGTGGAGATAGAGCAGGGCGAAAATCCGGAAGCGCCGTTCTAA
- a CDS encoding helix-turn-helix domain-containing protein, with translation MGLEAAVTVNRPRDCPVATASAATDATVGEVARSSVADGTVVEEFEVAGEGDPPTDAREVFEDDRYTVYRFERDADRACPCERIETFGCPVADISAVDGRLRVVFRPEDVETLRDVVASLRERYAEVNLEHLVRSGASTAGETVVVDRGRLTDRQREVIETAYEMGYFDHPKGANAAEVAAALDISSATFRGHLAAAQSKLLDEVLDG, from the coding sequence ATGGGGCTCGAAGCGGCGGTCACGGTGAACCGACCTCGGGACTGCCCGGTCGCGACGGCCTCGGCGGCGACCGACGCCACGGTCGGCGAGGTCGCCCGCAGTAGCGTGGCCGACGGCACCGTCGTCGAGGAATTCGAGGTGGCGGGCGAGGGGGACCCGCCGACGGACGCCCGTGAGGTGTTCGAGGACGACCGCTACACCGTCTATCGGTTCGAGCGCGACGCCGACCGGGCCTGTCCCTGCGAGCGCATCGAGACGTTCGGCTGTCCCGTCGCGGATATCAGCGCCGTCGACGGCCGGTTGCGCGTCGTCTTCCGGCCAGAGGACGTCGAAACGCTCCGGGACGTCGTGGCGTCGCTCCGGGAACGCTACGCCGAAGTGAATCTCGAACACCTCGTTCGCTCCGGGGCGTCGACGGCGGGCGAAACCGTCGTCGTCGACCGCGGACGACTGACCGACCGCCAGCGGGAGGTCATCGAAACCGCCTACGAGATGGGCTATTTCGACCATCCGAAGGGGGCGAACGCCGCGGAGGTCGCCGCCGCACTGGATATCAGTTCCGCGACGTTCCGCGGGCATCTGGCGGCCGCCCAGTCGAAACTGCTCGACGAGGTTCTGGACGGCTAA
- a CDS encoding DUF7521 family protein: protein MNLQYLIVGANTVTLVVGSLVTWLGFSAYRRTQSRSLRSLTAGLGCITFGTLLGGLLHQSGLSPLLVGVTVQSLSVAAGFLFLGWSLLQSGETDVEARISPP from the coding sequence ATGAACCTCCAGTATCTCATCGTCGGCGCGAACACGGTGACGCTCGTCGTCGGCAGCCTCGTGACGTGGCTCGGATTCAGTGCCTACCGGCGGACCCAGTCCCGGTCGCTTCGGTCGCTGACGGCGGGCCTCGGCTGTATCACCTTCGGGACGCTGCTGGGCGGCCTGCTCCACCAGTCCGGGCTCTCGCCGCTTTTGGTCGGCGTCACCGTCCAGAGCCTCTCGGTGGCCGCCGGCTTCCTGTTCCTCGGGTGGTCGCTGCTGCAGTCGGGCGAAACGGACGTCGAGGCGCGGATTTCCCCACCCTGA
- a CDS encoding TIGR04347 family pseudo-SAM/SPASM protein, translated as MISVSTLLCDHAAGGNRLRYNVDTGDTDPVSTDPQRKPVVVWNTTNRCNLKCVHCYAGAKSTPERGELSTAEGKRLLSQLADYGVPVVLFSGGEPMVREDLTELVAHAADEGIRPVLSTNGTLLTPDRARELKDAGLAYAGVSVDGLAERNDEFRGVDGAFEAAVEGIETCLDVGLKTGLRYTVTGQNVEDLPGVVDLLLDVGLDRFCFYHLAYSGRGADLDDIDLSDDQRRSVVRYICDRTVSAHEGGRDIETLLVGNYADAAYIVEYAREEFGDEAAERVYRRLERNGGDPAGERVAAVDCLGNVHLTQFWRSYSVGNVRDRSFGAIWEDESNPLLSMLRDRPEKLEGKCADCRYKEICHGGSRLRALASSDDLFAPDPQCYLTDEERAGEVPMETPAD; from the coding sequence ATGATTTCGGTCAGCACGCTACTCTGTGACCACGCGGCGGGCGGCAACCGCCTCCGCTATAACGTCGACACCGGCGACACCGACCCCGTCTCGACGGACCCCCAGCGAAAGCCCGTCGTCGTCTGGAACACGACGAACCGCTGTAACCTGAAATGCGTCCACTGCTATGCCGGCGCGAAATCGACGCCCGAGCGGGGCGAGTTGTCGACCGCCGAGGGCAAACGTCTCCTCTCGCAGTTGGCCGACTACGGCGTCCCAGTCGTGCTCTTTTCCGGCGGCGAACCGATGGTCCGTGAGGACCTCACGGAACTCGTCGCCCACGCGGCCGACGAGGGAATCCGGCCCGTGCTGTCGACCAACGGGACGCTGCTGACGCCGGACCGCGCACGCGAACTCAAGGACGCGGGCCTCGCCTACGCCGGCGTCTCCGTCGACGGCCTCGCCGAGCGCAACGACGAGTTCCGGGGCGTCGACGGCGCCTTCGAGGCCGCCGTCGAAGGCATCGAGACCTGCCTCGACGTGGGGCTGAAGACCGGCCTCCGCTATACGGTGACCGGCCAGAACGTCGAGGACCTCCCGGGCGTCGTCGACCTGCTGCTCGACGTCGGCCTCGACCGCTTCTGCTTCTACCACCTCGCCTACAGCGGCCGGGGTGCCGACCTCGACGACATCGACCTCTCGGACGACCAGCGACGGTCGGTCGTCCGGTACATCTGCGACCGGACGGTCTCGGCCCACGAGGGGGGCCGCGATATCGAGACGCTGTTGGTCGGCAACTACGCCGATGCCGCCTATATCGTCGAATACGCCCGCGAGGAGTTCGGCGACGAGGCCGCCGAGCGCGTCTATCGCCGCCTCGAACGGAACGGCGGCGACCCCGCCGGCGAACGCGTCGCCGCCGTCGACTGTCTCGGCAACGTCCACCTCACGCAGTTCTGGCGCTCGTATAGCGTCGGTAACGTCCGGGACCGCTCGTTCGGCGCCATCTGGGAGGACGAGTCGAACCCCCTGCTGTCGATGCTTCGGGACCGGCCGGAGAAACTCGAAGGAAAATGCGCCGACTGCCGATACAAGGAAATCTGTCATGGCGGGTCGCGACTGCGTGCGCTGGCGTCCAGCGACGATCTGTTCGCGCCGGACCCGCAGTGCTATCTCACCGACGAGGAACGGGCCGGCGAGGTGCCGATGGAGACGCCCGCGGACTGA
- a CDS encoding 4Fe-4S ferredoxin N-terminal domain-containing protein, whose protein sequence is MSAPGPVDFDDEWETRMERRLDETDADSDLGLEMAKDAQRVVAGEMSDAEFYEKYHERVLEEFGADDRELPNLDDLDAEALDDAGDGEGGGLQESLSSLLDDEDVSRREVMKKGGAAAALLSLGLGSGAGDDGTAAAAGAGGDGEGTRWGMTINLNNCDGCLACMTACQQEHGLSRGANWMYVFTYEEENQDDENFLVRPCQHCTDSPCTKVCPVGARHTREEDGLVLTDYDICIGCRYCEVSCPYGVNYFQWGEPDVPESEIDDDHQIDDRGRWVGARPPKGVMGKCTFCVDRQDGQMGEEKVGTTACEEACAMDAIHFGDLNDPESDPNQHLREYRESQDNDTETFQNRKEHTVSTFELMEERGTNPNVQYIGNAPSQHAEQVEGPVTYEDAGLVDNRKEEVLDNGAMANEEGWEEA, encoded by the coding sequence ATGAGCGCTCCCGGGCCGGTCGACTTCGACGACGAGTGGGAGACCCGCATGGAGCGCCGGCTCGACGAGACCGACGCCGACTCGGACCTCGGCCTTGAGATGGCCAAGGACGCCCAGCGCGTCGTCGCCGGCGAGATGAGCGATGCCGAGTTCTACGAGAAGTACCACGAACGCGTCTTAGAGGAGTTCGGCGCCGACGACCGTGAACTGCCCAATCTGGATGACCTCGACGCCGAAGCGCTGGACGACGCTGGCGACGGCGAAGGCGGCGGCCTCCAGGAGTCGCTGTCGTCGCTGCTGGACGACGAGGACGTCTCCCGCCGTGAGGTGATGAAGAAGGGCGGCGCCGCGGCGGCACTGCTGTCGCTCGGCCTCGGGTCCGGGGCCGGTGACGACGGGACAGCGGCGGCGGCCGGCGCTGGCGGCGACGGCGAGGGCACCCGCTGGGGGATGACGATCAACCTCAACAACTGTGACGGCTGTCTGGCCTGCATGACGGCCTGCCAGCAGGAACACGGCCTCTCGCGGGGCGCCAACTGGATGTACGTCTTCACCTACGAAGAGGAAAACCAGGACGACGAGAACTTCCTCGTCCGCCCCTGCCAGCACTGTACCGACTCGCCGTGTACGAAGGTGTGTCCGGTCGGCGCCCGCCACACCCGCGAGGAGGACGGCCTCGTGTTGACCGACTACGACATCTGTATCGGCTGTCGGTACTGCGAGGTCTCCTGTCCCTACGGCGTCAACTACTTCCAGTGGGGGGAACCCGACGTGCCCGAGTCGGAAATCGACGACGACCACCAGATCGACGACCGGGGGCGGTGGGTCGGCGCCCGGCCGCCGAAGGGCGTCATGGGCAAGTGCACCTTCTGTGTCGACCGGCAGGACGGCCAGATGGGCGAGGAGAAGGTCGGGACGACGGCCTGCGAGGAAGCCTGTGCGATGGACGCCATCCACTTCGGCGACCTCAACGACCCCGAAAGCGACCCGAACCAGCACCTCCGGGAGTACCGAGAGTCGCAGGACAACGACACCGAGACCTTCCAGAACCGGAAGGAGCACACCGTCTCCACCTTCGAGTTGATGGAGGAACGCGGCACGAACCCGAACGTCCAGTATATCGGCAACGCGCCGTCCCAGCACGCCGAACAGGTCGAGGGACCGGTCACCTACGAGGACGCCGGCCTCGTCGACAACCGCAAGGAGGAGGTGCTGGATAACGGCGCGATGGCCAACGAGGAGGGGTGGGAAGAAGCATGA
- a CDS encoding CGCGG family rSAM-modified RiPP protein, which translates to MATDSHDHDHDAEAVTDRVHDNSWSANLEKPQYADDPELAVRDGIVAIEHTAPGNHVNLVTHGDLGHPEEFLYDALAEEYDEDVDWEYIQQCGCGGHVTRVYVE; encoded by the coding sequence ATGGCCACCGATTCCCACGACCATGACCACGACGCCGAAGCGGTGACCGACCGCGTCCACGACAACTCCTGGTCCGCGAACCTCGAAAAGCCGCAGTACGCCGACGACCCCGAACTCGCCGTCCGTGACGGCATCGTGGCCATCGAGCATACGGCGCCGGGCAACCACGTCAACCTCGTCACCCACGGCGACCTCGGCCACCCCGAGGAGTTCCTCTATGACGCGCTCGCCGAGGAGTACGACGAGGATGTCGACTGGGAATACATCCAGCAGTGTGGCTGCGGCGGCCACGTAACCCGGGTCTACGTCGAGTAA
- a CDS encoding universal stress protein: protein MYDGILFPTDGSGDANRALEHAIEFAERFGATLHVVFVIDDRAGERGRERQQGRGEAALTAIDDAAREYGLDVTTSVLEGQPAEELLAYAESEPVDIVVMGTHGTDGEDRDRRLLGGVTDAVLRQSDAPVVTVSP, encoded by the coding sequence ATGTACGACGGCATCCTCTTTCCGACCGACGGCAGCGGCGACGCGAACCGGGCGCTCGAACACGCCATCGAGTTCGCCGAACGCTTCGGGGCGACCCTCCACGTCGTCTTCGTCATCGACGACCGGGCCGGCGAGCGGGGCCGCGAACGCCAGCAGGGCCGCGGCGAGGCGGCGCTGACGGCCATCGACGACGCCGCCCGCGAGTACGGCCTCGACGTCACGACGTCGGTACTGGAGGGCCAACCCGCCGAAGAACTGCTCGCCTACGCCGAGTCGGAACCGGTTGATATCGTCGTCATGGGCACCCACGGCACCGACGGCGAGGACCGCGACCGGCGGCTGCTGGGCGGCGTCACCGATGCCGTGCTCCGACAGAGCGATGCCCCCGTGGTGACGGTGAGCCCATAG
- a CDS encoding DUF7560 family zinc ribbon protein, which produces MKPEYRFTCTACNADVTVVGESVRRSLLEDGCLVCSAPASPDDFEPREATIGEP; this is translated from the coding sequence ATGAAGCCCGAATACCGATTCACCTGTACCGCGTGTAACGCGGACGTTACGGTCGTCGGGGAGTCCGTCCGCCGGAGCCTGCTTGAGGACGGCTGTCTCGTCTGTTCGGCCCCCGCATCGCCCGACGATTTCGAGCCGCGCGAGGCGACAATCGGGGAGCCGTAG
- the nrfD gene encoding NrfD/PsrC family molybdoenzyme membrane anchor subunit, translating to MSTDTPDIGPDVLVRPIQSRSKGYLALLAASLVAIGVWLAFYIQQLQQGLIVTHLGDWGSGGGVPWGLYIGAFIWWVGIAHGGIILSAAVRLIGLDRYQPVARMAELLTIAALTCAGLYILIHVGRPDRLVTSVLPAWPWRVHWSPLVWDVTVITAYFVLTATYLLLTIRYDIHRLRDRLPDRLEPIYKVLMVGYTEKEDAIVERMVWWLAFAIIIMAPLLLHGGVIPWLFALLPSMAGWAGGVQGPSFLSIALTSAVSGIIIIAAAFRYAYDWEELIPYDVFQGLAKWLGFFSLMFLWLQLQQVITGIFAAPTTLQHATEVKITTPAYWAAIGLVSLALLYIFASALEPSLFSIPRIVAVSVGVLAGTLVEKTLFVVEGLQHAHFALYDGVPGVYVPSPVELSSVLGTVGIVVLFFLAVSKVIPVVELHAIEDEHTEEVN from the coding sequence ATGAGCACCGACACCCCCGATATCGGCCCGGACGTTCTCGTCCGGCCGATTCAGTCCCGCTCGAAGGGGTATCTCGCCCTGCTTGCGGCCTCGCTCGTGGCCATCGGGGTCTGGCTGGCCTTTTATATCCAGCAGCTCCAGCAGGGGCTCATCGTCACCCATCTCGGCGACTGGGGCTCCGGCGGCGGCGTGCCGTGGGGGCTCTACATCGGCGCGTTCATCTGGTGGGTCGGCATCGCTCACGGGGGTATCATCCTCTCGGCGGCGGTCCGGCTCATCGGCTTGGACCGCTACCAGCCGGTCGCCCGGATGGCCGAACTGTTGACCATCGCGGCGCTGACCTGCGCCGGCCTGTATATCCTGATTCACGTCGGCCGGCCGGACCGGCTGGTCACGAGCGTCCTGCCGGCCTGGCCCTGGCGCGTCCACTGGTCGCCGCTGGTGTGGGACGTCACCGTCATCACCGCGTACTTCGTGCTGACGGCGACGTACCTGCTGTTGACGATTCGGTACGACATCCACCGGCTCCGTGACCGCCTGCCGGACCGCCTCGAACCGATTTACAAGGTGCTGATGGTCGGCTACACGGAGAAAGAGGACGCCATCGTCGAGCGGATGGTCTGGTGGCTCGCGTTCGCCATCATCATCATGGCCCCGCTGTTGTTGCACGGCGGCGTCATCCCGTGGCTGTTCGCGCTGCTGCCGTCGATGGCCGGCTGGGCCGGCGGCGTCCAGGGGCCATCCTTCCTCTCCATCGCGCTGACCTCGGCGGTCAGCGGCATCATCATCATCGCCGCCGCGTTCCGCTATGCCTACGACTGGGAGGAGCTCATCCCCTACGACGTCTTCCAGGGACTGGCCAAGTGGCTCGGCTTCTTCAGCCTCATGTTCCTGTGGCTCCAGCTCCAGCAGGTCATCACGGGCATCTTCGCGGCGCCGACGACGCTCCAGCACGCCACCGAGGTGAAGATTACGACGCCCGCCTACTGGGCCGCAATCGGCCTCGTCAGCCTCGCCCTGCTGTACATCTTCGCGTCGGCGCTGGAACCGTCGCTGTTCAGCATTCCGCGCATCGTCGCGGTGTCGGTCGGGGTGCTGGCCGGGACGCTGGTCGAAAAGACGCTGTTCGTCGTCGAGGGGCTCCAGCACGCCCACTTCGCGCTGTACGACGGCGTCCCCGGCGTCTACGTCCCCTCGCCGGTCGAATTGTCGTCGGTGCTCGGTACCGTCGGCATCGTCGTGCTGTTCTTCCTGGCCGTCTCGAAGGTGATTCCGGTGGTCGAACTGCACGCAATCGAGGACGAACACACGGAGGAGGTGAACTGA
- a CDS encoding acyl-CoA dehydrogenase family protein has protein sequence MEYDDPEPGRIVAEKTQEFLDEVVIPKERSLASGGTVSAGTVRELREQAREYGVYAPQIPEEYGGLGLSFRESLPVFEVAGRSLLGPIALRVDAPDEGNMHTLELAGSDLQKEQYLRPLVDGDIKSAFAMTEPSPGAGSDPKMLRSRAEKDGDEWVIDAHKWWTTQGVEADVFIVLARTDPDASAYDGCSLFLVDADAPGVEVVRNIPHMGGGPTGKSHAEVKFEGVRVPEEHLLGTQGDGFAIAQKRLGPARLTHCLRFSGLAERALDVASAYLSEREGFGSKLSEKQAQRFALADASTRLHAARTMVRHAADRIEAGEQARVEVSMAKVFTADIAQDAVDTAVQACGGSGIGKDLPLSDFYESVRPFRIVDGADEVHKRVIARDLLRDPPTEELEPLPTFDIER, from the coding sequence ATGGAGTACGACGACCCCGAACCCGGGCGCATCGTCGCCGAAAAGACACAGGAGTTCCTCGACGAGGTGGTCATCCCGAAAGAGCGGTCGCTGGCATCGGGCGGTACCGTCTCGGCCGGTACGGTCCGCGAACTCCGCGAGCAGGCCCGAGAGTACGGCGTCTATGCGCCGCAGATTCCCGAGGAGTACGGCGGCCTCGGATTGAGTTTCCGCGAATCACTGCCGGTTTTCGAGGTCGCGGGCCGGTCGCTTTTGGGTCCCATAGCGCTTCGCGTCGACGCCCCCGACGAGGGCAACATGCACACGCTGGAGTTGGCCGGCTCCGACCTCCAGAAGGAGCAGTACCTCCGGCCGCTCGTCGACGGCGACATCAAGTCGGCCTTCGCGATGACCGAACCGAGTCCGGGTGCCGGCTCGGACCCGAAGATGCTCCGCAGTCGCGCCGAGAAGGATGGCGACGAGTGGGTCATCGACGCCCACAAGTGGTGGACGACGCAGGGCGTGGAAGCCGACGTCTTCATCGTCCTCGCGCGGACGGACCCCGACGCCTCGGCCTACGACGGCTGTTCGCTCTTCCTCGTCGACGCCGACGCGCCCGGCGTCGAGGTCGTCCGGAACATCCCGCATATGGGCGGCGGACCGACCGGCAAGAGCCACGCCGAGGTGAAGTTCGAGGGCGTTCGCGTGCCCGAGGAACACCTGCTGGGAACGCAGGGTGACGGCTTCGCCATCGCCCAGAAACGGCTTGGACCCGCCCGATTGACTCACTGTCTCCGCTTTTCGGGTCTCGCCGAACGCGCTCTCGACGTCGCCTCGGCGTACCTCTCCGAACGGGAGGGTTTCGGGTCGAAACTCTCCGAAAAGCAGGCCCAGCGGTTCGCGTTAGCGGATGCCTCGACCCGCCTGCACGCGGCCCGGACGATGGTCCGACACGCCGCAGACCGCATCGAGGCCGGCGAGCAGGCCCGCGTCGAGGTGTCGATGGCGAAGGTGTTCACCGCCGATATCGCACAGGATGCCGTCGACACGGCCGTTCAGGCCTGTGGCGGCAGCGGAATCGGCAAGGACCTCCCGCTGTCGGACTTCTACGAGTCGGTCCGGCCGTTCCGCATCGTCGACGGCGCCGACGAGGTCCACAAGCGCGTCATCGCCCGTGACCTGCTTCGGGACCCGCCGACGGAAGAACTCGAACCGTTGCCGACCTTCGACATCGAGCGATAG
- a CDS encoding halocyanin domain-containing protein, with the protein MRDTDRRTFVKLAGAAAITPAIAGCSGDSGNGNGNGNGGGNGNGDTPTPGGNGGGDVPQEIADHLDGANLYEGSVEDLTGQDEVTVNVGAGDGLAFDPPAIRISSSTTVVWEWTGAGGSHNVASVEGSESDFTSDYSNEEGYTFEQSFDNTGIQLYVCEPHQTQGMKGAIEVVE; encoded by the coding sequence ATGAGAGATACCGACCGACGGACGTTCGTCAAGCTCGCCGGTGCGGCGGCCATCACGCCGGCCATCGCCGGCTGTAGCGGCGACAGCGGAAACGGCAATGGAAACGGCAACGGTGGCGGAAACGGGAACGGTGACACGCCGACACCCGGTGGCAACGGCGGTGGCGACGTGCCGCAGGAAATCGCCGACCACCTCGACGGCGCGAACCTCTACGAGGGCTCCGTCGAGGACCTCACCGGTCAGGACGAGGTAACCGTGAACGTCGGCGCCGGCGACGGGCTGGCCTTCGACCCGCCGGCGATTCGCATCTCTTCGAGTACGACCGTCGTCTGGGAGTGGACCGGCGCGGGCGGCAGCCACAACGTCGCCTCCGTCGAAGGCTCCGAAAGCGACTTCACTAGCGACTACTCCAACGAGGAAGGCTACACCTTCGAACAGTCCTTCGACAACACCGGCATCCAACTCTACGTCTGTGAACCCCACCAGACCCAGGGCATGAAAGGCGCCATCGAAGTCGTCGAATAA
- a CDS encoding Mrp/NBP35 family ATP-binding protein codes for MTLTETELKERLATVEDPLNDDDIVSMGLINDVSIEGETAEISLAFNTPYAPTELDIGNEIRDVVEEAGLDHDLRARAGEEQGFDEEILPGVRNVIAVASGKGGVGKTTVAANLAAGLNDLGARVGILDADVHGPNVPRILPTENEPGVTPNEEIVPPRSDGVMVMSADHMMPDGDEPAVLRGPMVNNVMMKFINEVEWGRLDYLVVDLPPGTGDASLNLVQTLPLAGVVIVTTPQEMAVTDARKGLRLFEKHDAPVLGVVENMSAFHCPNCEDTHRVFGTEGGAEIRDDYDVPLLAELPVHPDFDSEDHDGPTVRDDDSPVQGDLQDLVDSVADRVGEVNRRKVAEATDEDDGERVPVEEAR; via the coding sequence ATGACACTCACCGAAACCGAACTCAAGGAACGACTGGCGACCGTAGAGGACCCGCTGAACGACGACGACATCGTCTCGATGGGACTTATCAACGACGTGTCCATCGAGGGCGAGACCGCCGAAATCTCGCTGGCGTTCAACACGCCCTACGCGCCGACGGAGTTGGACATCGGCAACGAGATCCGCGACGTCGTCGAGGAGGCGGGACTGGACCACGACCTTCGGGCCCGCGCCGGCGAGGAGCAGGGCTTCGACGAGGAGATCCTGCCCGGCGTCCGCAACGTCATCGCCGTCGCCTCCGGCAAGGGCGGCGTCGGCAAGACCACCGTCGCCGCCAACCTCGCAGCCGGTCTGAACGACCTCGGCGCCCGGGTCGGCATCCTCGATGCGGACGTCCACGGCCCGAACGTGCCACGTATCCTGCCGACCGAGAACGAACCCGGCGTGACGCCGAACGAGGAAATCGTCCCGCCGCGCTCGGACGGCGTGATGGTCATGAGCGCCGACCACATGATGCCCGACGGCGACGAACCCGCCGTCCTCCGGGGGCCGATGGTCAACAACGTGATGATGAAGTTCATCAACGAGGTCGAGTGGGGACGGCTCGACTACCTCGTCGTCGACCTGCCGCCGGGGACCGGCGACGCCTCGCTGAACCTCGTCCAGACGCTCCCGCTCGCTGGCGTCGTCATCGTCACGACGCCACAGGAGATGGCCGTCACGGACGCCCGGAAGGGCCTGCGCCTCTTCGAGAAACACGACGCGCCCGTCCTCGGCGTCGTCGAGAACATGAGCGCGTTCCACTGTCCGAACTGCGAGGACACCCACCGCGTGTTCGGCACCGAGGGGGGCGCGGAGATTCGCGACGACTACGACGTGCCCCTGTTGGCCGAACTGCCGGTCCACCCCGATTTCGACAGCGAGGACCACGACGGCCCGACCGTTCGCGATGACGACAGCCCCGTACAGGGGGACCTACAGGACCTCGTGGATTCGGTCGCCGACCGGGTCGGCGAGGTGAACCGCCGGAAGGTCGCCGAAGCGACGGATGAGGACGACGGCGAGCGGGTGCCGGTCGAAGAAGCCAGGTGA
- a CDS encoding cupin domain-containing protein, translating to MPTKHHLPDLETEPHAEVFPGEEPKTVRLSLDAGEQVPKHSHPDRKIVCYVISGTVELTLGESTHGLDTGDIARFDGDQDISPRAVTDATVLLVLAPRD from the coding sequence GTGCCGACGAAACACCACCTTCCCGACCTCGAAACCGAACCCCACGCCGAGGTGTTCCCCGGCGAGGAACCGAAGACCGTCCGCCTCTCGCTGGATGCGGGCGAGCAGGTCCCCAAGCACAGCCATCCCGACCGCAAAATCGTCTGCTATGTCATCTCGGGGACCGTCGAACTCACGCTGGGCGAGTCGACACACGGCCTCGATACGGGCGATATCGCCCGCTTCGACGGTGACCAGGACATCTCGCCGCGCGCGGTCACCGACGCGACGGTGCTGCTCGTTCTCGCGCCTCGGGACTGA
- a CDS encoding DUF2249 domain-containing protein, with translation MVERQLDVREVPPPRRHSKIFDAFEALESGEALAIINDHEPTPLYHQMAAEVESFDAEGYSVDCVGPEEFIATLPKE, from the coding sequence ATGGTCGAACGACAACTCGATGTACGAGAGGTTCCGCCACCGCGACGCCACTCGAAGATCTTCGACGCGTTCGAGGCATTAGAGAGCGGCGAAGCGCTGGCCATCATCAACGACCACGAGCCGACGCCTCTGTATCACCAGATGGCAGCCGAAGTCGAATCGTTCGACGCCGAGGGCTACAGCGTCGATTGTGTCGGCCCCGAGGAGTTCATCGCGACGCTCCCCAAGGAGTGA
- a CDS encoding Htur_1727 family rSAM-partnered candidate RiPP encodes MSNRVERAARNRVDVENRAPTSREWEVFVRKDIEQPLQHVGSVRAPDSDAAYELATKLFAWFADDLWVCPADAVTRYTTHDLADDTETKEPPAGDEPRNREWS; translated from the coding sequence ATGAGCAATCGCGTCGAGCGAGCCGCCAGGAACCGGGTCGACGTCGAGAACCGCGCGCCGACGAGCCGCGAGTGGGAGGTCTTCGTCCGGAAGGACATCGAGCAGCCGCTCCAGCACGTCGGCAGCGTCCGGGCGCCCGATTCCGACGCCGCCTACGAACTCGCGACCAAACTCTTCGCGTGGTTCGCCGACGACCTGTGGGTCTGTCCGGCCGACGCGGTCACCCGCTATACGACCCACGACCTCGCCGACGACACCGAGACGAAGGAACCGCCGGCCGGCGACGAACCGCGAAACCGGGAGTGGTCCTGA